The following proteins come from a genomic window of Solea solea chromosome 3, fSolSol10.1, whole genome shotgun sequence:
- the eri1 gene encoding 3'-5' exoribonuclease 1 — protein MDEQKENINTTEDVNVKMSDTREEDEEKVKSCSRICPAEESVPPVSPSQSNSDFSHPVYKEIALANGHINRMSKDELRLKLAALKLDTRGVKDVMKKRLKSHYKKQKLQQSAAAEGGAPADTYYDYICVVDFEATCEEDNPADFLHEIIEFPMVLVNTHTQEIVDSFQEYVKPELNPQLSDFCVKLTGITQKMVDDADLFPEVLRRAAAWLQERELGTKYKYAILTDGSWDMSKFLNIQCRVSHIRYPQFAKKWINIRKSYGNFYKVPRTQTKLSTMLEKLGLKYEGRPHSGLDDSRNIARIVLRMLQDGCQLRVNERMHAGQMLSVPSSAPLEGAPPPHGPRNRDR, from the exons ATGGACGAACAGAAGGAAAATATTAACACCACCGAGGACGTGAACGTGAAGATGTCTGacaccagagaagaagacgaagaaaag GTCAAGTCTTGCAGCAGGATTTGTCCCGCAGAGGAATCTGTCCCTCCCGTTTCCCCGTCTCAGTCCAACAGCGACTTCAGTCACCCTGTCTACAAAGAGATCGCTCTCGCCAACGGACACATCAACCGCATGTCCAAGGACGAGCTGCGACTCAAGTTAGCCGCGCTGAAGCTCGACACAAG aggagTGAAGGACGTGATGAAGAAGAGGTTGAAGAGCCACTATAAGAAGCAGAAGCTGCAGCAGTCGGCGGCGGCGGAGGGAGGAGCCCCCGCCGACACCTACTACGACTACATCTGCGTGGTCGACTTTGAAGCCACGTGTGAGGAAGATAATCCCGCGGATTTCCTCCACGAAATCATCGAGTTTCCCATGGTCCTCGTCAACACGCACACTCAAGAAATC gtggaCAGTTTTCAGGAATACGTCAAACCTGAGTTAAATCCACAGCTGTCAGATTTCTGCGTGAAGCTCACGGGAATAACACAG AAAATGGTGGACGACGCAGATTTGTTCCCTGAAGTCCTTCGACGAGCGGCGGCGTGGCTTCAGGAGCGAGAACTCGGGACTAAATACAAATATGCCATCCTGACCGACGG GTCGTGGGACATGAGTAAGTTCCTGAACATCCAGTGTCGAGTCAGTCACATCAGATATCCTCAGTTTGCCAAGAAGTGGATCAACATCAGGAAATCGTATGGAAACTTCTACAAG GTTCCTCGCACGCAGACAAAGCTCAGTACGATGTTGGAGAAACTCGGCCTGAAGTACGAAGGTCGCCCTCACTCGGGCCTCGACGACTCGCGGAACATCGCCCGCATCGTCCTCCGCATGCTGCAGGACGGATGTCAGCTGCGCGTCAACGAGCGAATGCACGCCGGACAGATGCTCTCCGTTCCCAGCTCCGCTCCACTAGAGGGCGCTCCGCCGCCACACGGCCCTCGCAACAGAGACCGCTGA
- the LOC131456467 gene encoding transmembrane and coiled-coil domain protein 3-like isoform X3 codes for MAERSGCDVNILSIPVPIRRGGSESNLDVVDSVGSEGVGLDFSKGALGIDSLQQKILKVTEQIKVEQAARDQNVAEYLKLVNNADKQQASRIRQVFEKKNQKSAQSIARLQRKLEQYHRRAKDSETNGKHSHKDGKESGSQSKEGSLKDVSATGRHPALDKVKTIGPGVSLSPPFFFNKSREFANLIRNKFGSADNIAHLKSSMEHSSGLQVDSAARGLSGSATTVSKTAKYQSDDECSTATSASADSNGNPAGGSGAGSGGPGRSDSNGRLTEIVELVREVRDAQGQLADEMEAMNTQFKRDYSYFTQVLQEERYRYERLEDQLNDLTELHQNETSNLKQELASIEEKVAYQAYERARDIQEVLESCQTRVSKLELQQQQQQQTVQLENADAKVLLGKCINIMLAIVTVILVCVSTAAKFAAPLLRSRLHLALTCVGVSLLALLWKNWEHLQCALERLLLPH; via the exons GCGGAGCGCAGCGGCTGCGATGTCAACATTCTTAGCATCCCAGTGCCCATTCGTCGTGGCGGCTCAGAGTCCAATCTGGATGTGGTGGACAGCGTTGGCAGTGAAGGCGTGGGCCTGGATTTCTCCAAGGGAGCACTGGGTATCGACAGCCTGCAGCAGAAAATCCTAAAG GTGACGGAGCAGATTAAGGTGGAGCAGGCGGCCCGGGACCAGAATGTGGCCGAGTACCTGAAGCTGGTGAACAACGCTGACAAGCAGCAGGCGTCGCGGATCCGCCAGGTCTTCGAGAAGAAGAACCAGAAGTCGGCGCAGAGCATCGCACGGCTGCAGAGGAAGCTGGAACAGTACCACCGCCGTGCCAAGGACAGCGAGACCAACGGCAAGCACAGCCACAAGGACGGCAAAGAGTCCGGGTCGCAGAGCAAAGAGGGCAGCCTGAAGGACGTCAGCGCCACGGGACGTCACCCGGCGTTGGACAAAGTGAAGACCATCGGGCCGGGCGTGTCGCTCTCGCCGCCCTTCTTTTTCAACAAGTCGCGGGAGTTCGCGAACCTCATCCGGAACAAGTTTGGCAGTGCGGACAACATCGCCCACCTGAAGAGCTCCATGGAGCACTCGTCGGGGCTGCAGGTGGACAGCGCGGCGAGGGGCCTGAGCGGCAGCGCCACCACAGTGAGCAAGACGGCCAAGTACCAGAGCGACGACGAGTGCTCCACCGCGACGTCGGCATCCGCAGACTCTAATGGGAACCCGGCCGGAGGCTCGGGGGCGGGATCCGGGGGTCCAGGGAGGTCGGACTCGAACGGGCGTCTGACAGAGATTGTGGAATTGGTGCGGGAGGTCAGAGATGCTCAGGGACAGCTGGCCGACGAGATGGAGGCAATGAACACGCAGTTCAAACGAGACTATAGCTACTTCACGCAGGTGCTGCAGGAGGAAAGATACAG gtatgAGCGGCTGGAGGACCAGTTAAACGACCTGACAGAGCTTCACCAGAATGAGACCAGTAATCTGAAGCAGGAGCTGGCCAGCATCGAGGAGAAAGTGGCCTACCAGGCCTACGAGAGAGCCAGAGACATACAG GAAGTGCTGGAGTCGTGTCAGACGCGCGTGTCCaagctggagctgcagcagcagcagcagcagcagacggtGCAGCTGGAGAACGCCGATGCCAAAGTGCTGCTGGGCAAGTGCATCAACATCATGCTCGCCATCGTCACCGTCATCCTGGTGTGCGTCTCCACGGCGGCCAAGTTCGCCGCGCCGCTGCTGCGCAGCCGCCTCCACCTGGCGCTCACCTGCGTGGGCGTGTCCCTGCTGGCGCTGCTGTGGAAGAACTGGGAACACTTGCAGTGCGCACTGgagcggctgctgctgccgcaCTGA
- the LOC131456467 gene encoding transmembrane and coiled-coil domain protein 3-like isoform X2, with protein MRRNYSDIPLVYVTEAERSGCDVNILSIPVPIRRGGSESNLDVVDSVGSEGVGLDFSKGALGIDSLQQKILKVTEQIKVEQAARDQNVAEYLKLVNNADKQQASRIRQVFEKKNQKSAQSIARLQRKLEQYHRRAKDSETNGKHSHKDGKESGSQSKEGSLKDVSATGRHPALDKVKTIGPGVSLSPPFFFNKSREFANLIRNKFGSADNIAHLKSSMEHSSGLQVDSAARGLSGSATTVSKTAKYQSDDECSTATSASADSNGNPAGGSGAGSGGPGRSDSNGRLTEIVELVREVRDAQGQLADEMEAMNTQFKRDYSYFTQVLQEERYRYERLEDQLNDLTELHQNETSNLKQELASIEEKVAYQAYERARDIQEVLESCQTRVSKLELQQQQQQQTVQLENADAKVLLGKCINIMLAIVTVILVCVSTAAKFAAPLLRSRLHLALTCVGVSLLALLWKNWEHLQCALERLLLPH; from the exons GCGGAGCGCAGCGGCTGCGATGTCAACATTCTTAGCATCCCAGTGCCCATTCGTCGTGGCGGCTCAGAGTCCAATCTGGATGTGGTGGACAGCGTTGGCAGTGAAGGCGTGGGCCTGGATTTCTCCAAGGGAGCACTGGGTATCGACAGCCTGCAGCAGAAAATCCTAAAG GTGACGGAGCAGATTAAGGTGGAGCAGGCGGCCCGGGACCAGAATGTGGCCGAGTACCTGAAGCTGGTGAACAACGCTGACAAGCAGCAGGCGTCGCGGATCCGCCAGGTCTTCGAGAAGAAGAACCAGAAGTCGGCGCAGAGCATCGCACGGCTGCAGAGGAAGCTGGAACAGTACCACCGCCGTGCCAAGGACAGCGAGACCAACGGCAAGCACAGCCACAAGGACGGCAAAGAGTCCGGGTCGCAGAGCAAAGAGGGCAGCCTGAAGGACGTCAGCGCCACGGGACGTCACCCGGCGTTGGACAAAGTGAAGACCATCGGGCCGGGCGTGTCGCTCTCGCCGCCCTTCTTTTTCAACAAGTCGCGGGAGTTCGCGAACCTCATCCGGAACAAGTTTGGCAGTGCGGACAACATCGCCCACCTGAAGAGCTCCATGGAGCACTCGTCGGGGCTGCAGGTGGACAGCGCGGCGAGGGGCCTGAGCGGCAGCGCCACCACAGTGAGCAAGACGGCCAAGTACCAGAGCGACGACGAGTGCTCCACCGCGACGTCGGCATCCGCAGACTCTAATGGGAACCCGGCCGGAGGCTCGGGGGCGGGATCCGGGGGTCCAGGGAGGTCGGACTCGAACGGGCGTCTGACAGAGATTGTGGAATTGGTGCGGGAGGTCAGAGATGCTCAGGGACAGCTGGCCGACGAGATGGAGGCAATGAACACGCAGTTCAAACGAGACTATAGCTACTTCACGCAGGTGCTGCAGGAGGAAAGATACAG gtatgAGCGGCTGGAGGACCAGTTAAACGACCTGACAGAGCTTCACCAGAATGAGACCAGTAATCTGAAGCAGGAGCTGGCCAGCATCGAGGAGAAAGTGGCCTACCAGGCCTACGAGAGAGCCAGAGACATACAG GAAGTGCTGGAGTCGTGTCAGACGCGCGTGTCCaagctggagctgcagcagcagcagcagcagcagacggtGCAGCTGGAGAACGCCGATGCCAAAGTGCTGCTGGGCAAGTGCATCAACATCATGCTCGCCATCGTCACCGTCATCCTGGTGTGCGTCTCCACGGCGGCCAAGTTCGCCGCGCCGCTGCTGCGCAGCCGCCTCCACCTGGCGCTCACCTGCGTGGGCGTGTCCCTGCTGGCGCTGCTGTGGAAGAACTGGGAACACTTGCAGTGCGCACTGgagcggctgctgctgccgcaCTGA
- the LOC131456467 gene encoding transmembrane and coiled-coil domain protein 3-like isoform X1, whose protein sequence is MSGARCSAAAAAAAAAAGKSSSEAERSGCDVNILSIPVPIRRGGSESNLDVVDSVGSEGVGLDFSKGALGIDSLQQKILKVTEQIKVEQAARDQNVAEYLKLVNNADKQQASRIRQVFEKKNQKSAQSIARLQRKLEQYHRRAKDSETNGKHSHKDGKESGSQSKEGSLKDVSATGRHPALDKVKTIGPGVSLSPPFFFNKSREFANLIRNKFGSADNIAHLKSSMEHSSGLQVDSAARGLSGSATTVSKTAKYQSDDECSTATSASADSNGNPAGGSGAGSGGPGRSDSNGRLTEIVELVREVRDAQGQLADEMEAMNTQFKRDYSYFTQVLQEERYRYERLEDQLNDLTELHQNETSNLKQELASIEEKVAYQAYERARDIQEVLESCQTRVSKLELQQQQQQQTVQLENADAKVLLGKCINIMLAIVTVILVCVSTAAKFAAPLLRSRLHLALTCVGVSLLALLWKNWEHLQCALERLLLPH, encoded by the exons GCGGAGCGCAGCGGCTGCGATGTCAACATTCTTAGCATCCCAGTGCCCATTCGTCGTGGCGGCTCAGAGTCCAATCTGGATGTGGTGGACAGCGTTGGCAGTGAAGGCGTGGGCCTGGATTTCTCCAAGGGAGCACTGGGTATCGACAGCCTGCAGCAGAAAATCCTAAAG GTGACGGAGCAGATTAAGGTGGAGCAGGCGGCCCGGGACCAGAATGTGGCCGAGTACCTGAAGCTGGTGAACAACGCTGACAAGCAGCAGGCGTCGCGGATCCGCCAGGTCTTCGAGAAGAAGAACCAGAAGTCGGCGCAGAGCATCGCACGGCTGCAGAGGAAGCTGGAACAGTACCACCGCCGTGCCAAGGACAGCGAGACCAACGGCAAGCACAGCCACAAGGACGGCAAAGAGTCCGGGTCGCAGAGCAAAGAGGGCAGCCTGAAGGACGTCAGCGCCACGGGACGTCACCCGGCGTTGGACAAAGTGAAGACCATCGGGCCGGGCGTGTCGCTCTCGCCGCCCTTCTTTTTCAACAAGTCGCGGGAGTTCGCGAACCTCATCCGGAACAAGTTTGGCAGTGCGGACAACATCGCCCACCTGAAGAGCTCCATGGAGCACTCGTCGGGGCTGCAGGTGGACAGCGCGGCGAGGGGCCTGAGCGGCAGCGCCACCACAGTGAGCAAGACGGCCAAGTACCAGAGCGACGACGAGTGCTCCACCGCGACGTCGGCATCCGCAGACTCTAATGGGAACCCGGCCGGAGGCTCGGGGGCGGGATCCGGGGGTCCAGGGAGGTCGGACTCGAACGGGCGTCTGACAGAGATTGTGGAATTGGTGCGGGAGGTCAGAGATGCTCAGGGACAGCTGGCCGACGAGATGGAGGCAATGAACACGCAGTTCAAACGAGACTATAGCTACTTCACGCAGGTGCTGCAGGAGGAAAGATACAG gtatgAGCGGCTGGAGGACCAGTTAAACGACCTGACAGAGCTTCACCAGAATGAGACCAGTAATCTGAAGCAGGAGCTGGCCAGCATCGAGGAGAAAGTGGCCTACCAGGCCTACGAGAGAGCCAGAGACATACAG GAAGTGCTGGAGTCGTGTCAGACGCGCGTGTCCaagctggagctgcagcagcagcagcagcagcagacggtGCAGCTGGAGAACGCCGATGCCAAAGTGCTGCTGGGCAAGTGCATCAACATCATGCTCGCCATCGTCACCGTCATCCTGGTGTGCGTCTCCACGGCGGCCAAGTTCGCCGCGCCGCTGCTGCGCAGCCGCCTCCACCTGGCGCTCACCTGCGTGGGCGTGTCCCTGCTGGCGCTGCTGTGGAAGAACTGGGAACACTTGCAGTGCGCACTGgagcggctgctgctgccgcaCTGA